The Homo sapiens chromosome 6 genomic scaffold, GRCh38.p14 alternate locus group ALT_REF_LOCI_7 HSCHR6_MHC_SSTO_CTG1 genome includes a region encoding these proteins:
- the KIFC1 gene encoding kinesin-like protein KIFC1 isoform X3 encodes MEDGLEPEKKRTRGLGATTKITTSHPRVPSLTTVPQTQGQTTAQKVSKKTGPRCSTAIATGLKNQKPVPAVPVQKSGTSGVPPMAGGKKPSKRPAWDLKGQLCDLNAELKRCRERTQTLDQENQQLQDQLRDAQQQVKALGTERTTLEGHLAKVQAQAEQGQQELKNLRACVLELEERLSTQEGLVQELQKKQVELQEERRGLMSQLEEKERRLQTSEAALSSSQAEVASLRQETVAQAALLTEREERLHGLEMERRRLHNQLQELKGNIRVFCRVRPVLPGEPTPPPGLLLFPSGPGGPSDPPTRLSLSRSDERRGTLSGAPAPPTRHDFSFDRVFPPGSGQDEVFEEIAMLVQSALDGYPVCIFAYGQTGSGKTFTMEGGPGGDPQLEGLIPRALRHLFSVAQELSGQGWTYSFVASYVEIYNETVRDLLATGTRKGQGGECEIRRAGPGSEELTVTNARYVPVSCEKEVDALLHLARQNRAVARTAQNERSSRSHSVFQLQISGEHSSRGLQCGAPLSLVDLAGSERLDPGLALGPGERERLRETQAINSSLSTLGLVIMALSNKESHVPYRNSKLTYLLQNSLGGSAKMLMFVNISPLEENVSESLNSLRFASKVNQCVIGTAQANRK; translated from the exons CTCAAAAAGTTTCCAAGAAGACAGGACCCCGGTGTTCCACAGCTATTGCCACAG GGTTGAAGAACCAGAAGCCAGTTCCTGCTGTTCCTGTCCAGAAGTCTGGCA CATCAGGTGTTCCTCCCATGGCAGGAGGGAAGAAACCCAGCAAACGTCCAGCCTGGGACTTAAAGGGTCAGTTATGTGACCTAAATGCAGAACTAAAACGGTGCCGTGAGAGGACTCAAACGTTGGACCAAGAGAACCAGCAGCTTCAGGACCAGCTCAGAGATGCCCAGCAGCAGGTCAAGGCCCTGGGGACAGAGCGCACAACACTGGAGGGGCATTTAGCCAAGGTACAGGCCCAGGCTGAGCAGGGCCAACAGGAGCTGAAGAACTTGCGTGCTTGTGTCCTGGAGCTGGAAGAGCGGCTGAGCACGCAGGAGGGCTTGGTGCAAGAGCTTCAGAAAAAACAGGTGGAATTGCAGGAAGAACGGAGGGGACTGATGTCCCAACTAGAGGAGAAGGAG AGGAGGCTGCAGACATCAGAAGCAGCCCTGTCAAGCAGCCAAGCAGAGGTGGCATCTCTGCGGCAGGAGACTGTGGCCCAGGCAGCCTTACTGACTGAGCGGGAAGAACGTCTTCATGGGCTAGAAATGGAGCGCCGGCGACTGCACAACCAGCTGCAGGAACTCAAGGGCAACATCCGTGTATTCTGCCGGGTCCGCCCTGTCCTGCCGGGGGAGCCCACTCCACCCCCTGGCCTCCTCCTGTTTCCCTCTGGCCCTGGTGGGCCCTCTGATCCTCCAACCCGCCTTAGCCTCTCCCGGTCTGACGAGCGGCGTGGGACCCTGAGTGGGGCACCAGCTCCCCCAACTCGCCATGATTTTTCCTTTGACCGGGTATTCCCACCAGGAAGTGGACAGGATGAAGTGTTTGAAGAGATTGCCATGCTTGTCCAGTCAGCCCTGGATGGCTATCCAGTATGCATCTTTGCCTATGGCCAGACAGGCAGTGGCAAGACCTTCACAATGGAGGGTGGGCCTGGGGGAGACCCCCAGTTGGAGGGGCTGATCCCTCGGGCCCTGCGGCACCTCTTCTCTGTGGCTCAGGAGCTGAGTGGTCAGGGCTGGACCTACAGCTTTGTAGCAAGCTACGTAGAGATCTACAATGAGACTGTCCGGGACCTGCTGGCCACTGGAACCCGGAAGGGTCAAGGGGGCGAGTGTGAGATTCGCCGTGCAGGGCCAGGGAGTGAGGAGCTCACTGTCACCAATGCTCGATATGTCCCTGTCTCCTGTGAGAAAGAA GTGGACGCCCTGCTTCATCTGGCCCGCCAGAATCGGGCTGTGGCCCGCACAGCCCAGAATGAACGGTCATCACGCAGCCACAGTGTATTCCAGCTACAGATTTCTGGGGAGCACTCCAGCCGAGGCCTGCAGTGTGGGGCCCCCCTCAGTCTTGTGGACCTGGCCGGGAGTGAGCGACTTGACCCCGGCTTAGCCCTCGGCCCCGGGGAGCGGGAACGCCTTCGGGAAACACAGGCCATTAACAGCAGCCTGTCCACGCTGGGGCTGGTTATCATGGCCCTGAGCAACAAG GAGTCCCACGTGCCTTACCGGAACAGCAAACTGACCTACCTGCTGCAGAACTCTCTGGGTGGTAGTGCTAAGAT GCTCATGTTTGTGAACATTTCTCCACTGGAAGAGAACGTCTCCGAGTCCCTCAACTCTCTACGCTTTGCCTCCAAG GTGAACCAGTGTGTTATTGGTACTGCTCAGGCCAACAGGAAGTGA